The following coding sequences lie in one Cannabis sativa cultivar Pink pepper isolate KNU-18-1 chromosome 5, ASM2916894v1, whole genome shotgun sequence genomic window:
- the LOC115715629 gene encoding probable E3 ubiquitin-protein ligase RHA4A, with protein sequence MGVVQSPTPPHLYPQALQLKLYQAFIFSIPILFSIILFLLFYLFYLKRRASNNIINSNNIPSRPIRSHQTTTTYISSPCHRLDLKVELKDDLPIILFDEELKKKDSLCCVCLGEYIMKEELLQVPSCKHVFHIDCIHLWLHTNTTCPLCRSSIFPNPKHKNPNPIAPTTSSTVSPPPPPQLAPDRSSSATPPPQVIQVSLEVQQQQQQQQQQELTTISNSAIVDQESTIPRINNSNSNSNNMERYFDSGSVVIFIQTHVN encoded by the exons ATGGGAGTTGTTCAATCACCAACACCTCCTCATCTTTATCCACAAGCATTACAATTAAAGCTTTATCAAGCCTTCATATTCTCAATTCCTATACTCTTTTCCATCATATTATTTCTcttgttttatttgttctatCTCAAAAGAAGAGCttcaaataatattattaattctaataatATTCCTTCACGTCCAATAAGATCACATCAAACTACTACAACTTATATTTCTtcg ccATGTCATCGGTTGGATTTGAAGGTGGAGCTCAAAGATGATCTtccaataattttatttgatgaagaattgaagaaaaaagattctCT ATGTTGTGTTTGCTTGGGtgaatatataatgaaagaagAGTTACTCCAAGTCCCATCATGCAAGCATGTTTTTCACATAGATTGCATACATTTATGGCTTCACACAAACACAACTTGCCCACTTTGTAGATCCTCAATTTTTcccaatcccaaacacaaaaACCCTAATCCGATCGCCCCGACAACCTCCTCCACTGtgtcaccaccaccaccacctcaaCTGGCTCCCGATCGGAGTAGTAGTGCTACTCCTCCACCGCAAGTGATTCAAGTGTCACTAGaagtacaacaacaacaacaacaacaacaacaacaagagtTAACAACAATAAGTAATAGTGCTATTGTTGATCAAGAATCAACAATACCAAgaataaataatagtaatagtaatagtaataatatgGAACGTTATTTTGATTCAGGATCTGTTGTTATCTTTATCCAAACacatgttaattaa
- the LOC115717430 gene encoding cellulose synthase-like protein G3, translated as METLRRRFSTKPLHKPELSRLTIPNRIFAVVYATAAVTLLYHHTVTLSSLFTTKNTKISSALFLSDVVLFLIWLTTQSFRMKPIHRNEFPQNISKESEKELPAIDVFVCTADPYKEPPMNVVNTVLSVMGFDYPAGKVSVYVSDDGGSDLSLFGLIEAAKFGAHWLPFCRENDVVERCPEAYFASSNANLSSSSTSDIEKIKTMYESMKVRVENAVEMGKVCDENITGEDERKAFKKWTDGFTRQDHPTVIQVILHGSKDKDIRGDVMPNLIYVAREKRRTSLHHFKAGALNALIRVSAILTNSPIILTLDCDTYSNDPQTPMRVLCYILDQKIESQKVGYIQFPQRFRGINKNDIYGCEHKRLYSINPLGMDGLLGPNYVGTGCFFRRRAFFGGPLKFVSPEIIELSPDNVVDNKAIHSKQVMDLAHYVATSNYEDKTQWGYKVGIRYGTTSEDILTSYLLQCEGWKGIFCNPNKAAFYGDAPINLFDVLNQQKRWATGLLQILFSKYSPFTFGIKYIGILMGFTYGHNTLWPIWSIPITIYAFLPQLALLNGVSLFPKVFEPCFILYMFLFIGAYGQDLLDFIIYGGTFQKWWNDQRMWLIRGLSSFLFGLVEHMLKSLGFSSMNFSVTSKIIDTEQSKRYEKCVFEFGHHSPMFVTLIMAAIINFVALVWGIKLALLGGKIVFEEIFMQVIIAAFGVVNCKPIYSAMFFRASNKGGIPTKTTLISTFLASCLFIISLVALKD; from the exons atggagACTCTACGACGTCGTTTTAGTACCAAACCACTCCACAAGCCGGAACTTTCCCGACTCACAATCCCAAACCGAATATTTGCGGTGGTTTACGCCACAGCTGCGGTGACATTACTATATCACCACACTGTAACACTATCATCACTCTTCACAactaaaaataccaaaatctcCTCAGCCTTATTCCTATCCGACGTCGTTTTATTCCTAATATGGCTCACAACGCAGTCGTTTCGAATGAAACCAATCCACCGTAATGAGTTTCCCCAAAATATCAGTAAAGAATCGGAGAAAGAGTTACCGGCGATCGATGTGTTCGTTTGTACGGCGGATCCGTACAAGGAACCGCCGATGAACGTGGTGAACACTGTGCTTTCGGTTATGGGTTTTGATTATCCGGCGGGGAAAGTCTCCGTTTATGTTTCCGATGACGGTGGGTCAGATTTGAGTCTGTTTGGGTTGATTGAAGCTGCTAAGTTCGGTGCTCATTGGTTGCCGTTTTGTAGAGAAAACGACGTCGTTGAGAGGTGTCCCGAGGCTTACTTTGCTTCTTCCAATGCtaatctttcttcttcttcaacttctgatattgagaAGATTAag ACCATGTATGAAAGCATGAAAGTGAGAGTTGAAAATGCTGTTGAAATGGGAAAAGTTTGCGATGAGAACATCACTGGAGAAGATGAACGAAAAGCTTTCAAAAAATGGACGGACGGATTTACTCGCCAAGATCATCCTACGGTCATCCAG gTTATATTGCATGGAAGTAAAGATAAAGATATTAGAGGTGATGTAATGCCAAATTTGATTTATGTtgcaagagagaaaagaagaacaTCACTTCATCATTTCAAAGCTGGTGCCCTTAATGCCCTA ATTAGAGTATCAGCCATCTTGACAAACTCTCCAATAATCCTGACCCTTGATTGTGACACGTACTCAAATGATCCCCAAACCCCAATGAGAGTTCTATGTTACATATTAGACCAAAAAATTGAATCCCAAAAAGTTGGCTATATTCAATTTCCACAACGATTTCGTGGTATAAATAAGAATGACATTTATGGTTGTGAACACAAGAGATTATACAGTATTAATCCACTTGGAATGGATGGGCTTTTGGGCCCAAATTATGTGGGAACTGGATGCTTCTTTAGAAGAAGAGCATTCTTTGGGGGCCCATTAAAGTTTGTGTCACCAGAAATCATTGAACTGAGTCCAGATAATGTTGTTGACAACAAGGCTATTCACTccaaacaagtaatggatttggCCCACTATGTTGCTACTTCTAATTATGAGGACAAAACCCAATGGGGTTATAAG gtGGGTATTAGATATGGAACAACATCAGAAGACATTTTGACAAGTTATCTTTTACAATGTGAGGGATGGAAAGGAATTTTCTGCAATCCAAACAAGGCAGCATTTTATGGTGATGCACCAATCAACCTTTTTGATGTGTTGAACCAACAAAAAAGATGGGCCACTGGTCTACTTCAGATTCTCTTCTCTAAATATTCTCCATTCACATTTGGTATCAAATATATTGGTATTCTCATGGGCTTTACTTATGGACATAATACATTATGGCCCATTTGGTCAATTCCAATTACTATATATGCATTTCTACCTCAACTTGCTCTACTCAATGGGGTCTCTCTCTTTCCAAAG gtttttgAGCCatgttttattttgtatatgttCCTATTCATTGGAGCATATGGTCAAGACCTATTGGACTTCATCATATATGGAGGAACATTTCAAAAATGGTGGAACGATCAAAGAATGTGGTTAATAAGGGGGCTCTCTAGTTTTCTATTCGGTTTAGTTGAACATATGTTAAAATCATTAGGTTTTTCTTCGATGAACTTTAGCGTAACGAGCAAAATAATCGACACTGAACAGAGTAAGAGATACGAAAAATGTGTCTTTGAGTTTGGACACCATTCACCTATGTTCGTGACATTAATAATGGCtgcaataattaattttgtcgcTCTAGTTTGGGGAATCAAGCTTGCTCTTTTAGGGGGCAAAATTGTGTTTGAAGAGATTTTCATGCAAGTGATTATTGCAGCCTTTGGTGTGGTGAATTGCAAGCCTATTTATAGTGCCATGTTTTTTAGGGCTAGTAATAAAGGAGGAATTCCTACCAAAACTACTTTGATTTCAACCTTTTTAGCCTCTTGTCTCTTTATAATAAGTTTAGTCGCTTTGAAGGACTAA